The Scomber scombrus chromosome 19, fScoSco1.1, whole genome shotgun sequence DNA window GTATATGTTCATTTCCTTTTCACGACCTGCAACCATGGTAGCTGTTTTGGGGGAATTACACACGAGATCTGCATATTTCATGAAGAATTTGATCATTCGTCCTTTCTGAGGTGAATAACCTTTCTTGAGTTTGAGTGCCAGCTTGTGTGTCAATTGCGTACTGGGGGAGTTTGATGGCGAGGTTCCAGTTGGTCCCAGTCAAACTGAGCTGGACAGTACTTTTGGTTCTGGCCCACTTCATATACCTGCTGGTCGGGGCAACCATCTTCCAGATACTGGAgcgagaggcagagaaagaaaaccGAAACCACTTCCAATTGGAGAAGTTGAATTTCTTGTCTAATTATACCTGTCTGGATGGACCGGCCTTGGAGAAGTTTGTTCAGGTTTGCCTTTGCTTTGTTCCTCTCTGTTAACCTGCTGTACATCAATTCATGTGTGATATGTAAAGGCAGTCTAGACCTACTGAAGTCTAACATCTGGATTTCATAACTTACAATGCAATGTGGGTTTTTGTTAATCTGCCCCAGAATGATATAACTCTTATGTTCAAATCTATACCGAACATAGAATAGTACCAGCAATAGATACAGACATGattagtttgtgtttgtcagtgtgtccaTCAGTGACCTGGTTGACAAAAGGCCCTGGCTGTAAACGAGTctgcaaatatacaaacatgttttaatggctGAGTAAAGATGGTGATGACAATGGCTTATCAAATACTGTGAGACAGAGAAATTGGAAAATCAATTTTATGATTAGGCAAAGTACATATTATTAAAGGTCTTTTCCAGTAAGTGGACGTAATAAATAAGTCTGTCACGATccaaaatatctcaaaaatgACCCATCTgcagcctttttaaaaaaaaaaatgagtttgaccttattttaatatttaagttgtgtttttttgtgtgtttgtgcaggtgaTTTTAGATGCCTGGGAAAAGGGAGTGAATCCTTCCGGCAACTCAACCAACCCCAGTAACTGGGATTTCAGCAGCTCCTTCTTTTTTGCAGGCACAGTAGTCACAACTATAGGTGAGCCTTGTgataaattcattgttttaactGTCCGCTTTTGGCTGCCTGCATCTCTAAATGATCAATCCTCCTTTGGTCCACAGGCTATGGCAATCTGTCCCCCAGCACAGTGTCCGGTCAggtgttctgtgtgttttatgcaCTGTGTGGGATCCCACTGAACCTGGCCTTCCTCAAACAGCTGGGCAAATGTCTCACCATCCACCTGGGTCGACTAGAGAGGGGGATGGTCTCAGTAGTCCCACACAAGGTACAGGACTGACcaattttttatcattttaaaataagctGTCACCTAAATGTAGATTTGGCTGTGTTCCTTTCCCAGCAAGCAGTCGAAGTGTTGGCAGTGAGCTCGTTCCTCATCACGGGCAGCCTGCTGTTTCTGGTCATCCCTCCTCTGATGTTCAGTTATGTGGAAAGCTGGACGTTTGGCGAAGGCTTCTACTTCACCTTCATTACCCTCAGCACCATTGGTTTTGGAGATTATGTGGTGGGTGAGTAGAGAGAGAACAAACAAGCACTAACATGGCGGAAGAGCCCCAGCAGTCTTCTCTATCTGAATACAActatttatattctttatttttaaatataaagtaaaagataaaacaaaatctTTATTACTGATTTAACATATTGTAATGTCATTCCTTGCAGGGACTGACCCAGACAAGGAATACATCTCTCTGTACCGCAGCCTTGCAGGTATCTGGGTTATTTTTGCCTTGGCTTGGCTTGCTCTTATCCTCAATATGGGAGCCAGAATAATGGAGCATGTCATTGGCCTTACTCACCCAGGCTTCAAGagacaagaggaggaagaggacgtgTCTTCCAGTAAACTTGAGGACACCTCAAAGATCTGATGGTTAACCACAGATGGGGTTGTCTGCATGTAATATAGATTAGGTAGAATGCATTTAGATTGTTAGATTGTTTCAAGGTGAATATTTTGATTGACAGTACAGCAGGAAAACAAATGTACCAGCTGTTTATCTGTTACTGTAGCAAACACTGATGATATTTGTATGATATTTTGCCCACTGCCACTGTGATGCTCAGGCTGGAAAGATATTACAGGTTCTTGTTTGAAAATTCTACCTCAATTAATAAAAAGAGTCGATCAGGGTTTAAGTCTCcataagaaaacatatttaatcagGTGAAGCATCAGGTAGGaacctttttaatgtttttccatCCTGAGATAAAATGAAGAATTCTGAAATGAACTACTGAACtacaaatgtgtctttttgtactttgaacatttttaagttgtAAGATCATTAGAGTTATTATTTCTGctgtatatatatgcatatgtagCTCATGTGAGttcacatctgtgtttgtgtactgaTGGTAAGCTGCAGCGAATTGAGCACAGAGGGCTAtcttaaacaaacacattaatcaAGATGGTGATGTGAGGTGAGCCGAGAGCACATTACACACAGGACTGATACCAGAGAGGCAGATGGAATAAAGCAGGATGTCTTCTGCCTCTCACGCTTTCTGTTAACTGTCACTGTACCTCTTATCTTAGTGAGTAAGACAGCTGTCCTGAAGGatgaaatacaaacataatTCAGCTGAACTATAGTGTGATGTATAATGTGTATACTCTTTGGTTTGTGGAGTGCATTGGTGTCTTTGAGAACTCCACAAAAACTACTGTTACTGGTCTATAATTGACCTATTCTAGAACTACTGTCCTGTATCGTCCGTCAACCTCTATCAAAGGACAGAAaccttcaaatttgaacataCCCATAGTCATCACTTGCAGCCCAAACTCTGCTGgcatctctctccttctgctcATTTTGATTCCCTAGATTTGCATGACAGATCATTGGAGTGATTCGAAACAGTAGTGTGGGTGGAGGTTCATTTGCCTGTAATGCATGGAAACATGAGAAGCCCAGCAGGTAAACTCTCACACATCGCCGTCCCCCATCTGCTGAGGTTGACACGTTGAGCTCGCCTGGATCTACAAAAGTTCCAAGATGAtgataaaagaaatgtttaatttagcCAAGGTCTCCTCCATCCTCATGCTGGGGATATTTTACGTGACCTACGTGCTGATAGGCGGCGTGGTTTTCTGGAAGTTGGAGGGACATCTCGGGCAAAAGGACATCAGTCATTTACTTTTGAACAAAGAAAGGCTGCTCAAGACGTACACCTGTCTGAACCAAGAGGGCCTGGTGGCAGTGGCTCAGGTGAggcacagagacacaaaacatgttttaatgtagcAACACATCAAACACAGTTACAGATGTCAGAAAATTGCACTTCcagacatttgttttatttgacaggGGACAACATGCAAATCTAAAGTGCAGCATTTCACATCAATGTTGCTACTGGCTTGGTATTGTTTAAACAATTACCAAttcagtaccaatccaagtacccttaaattGAAACCAAttccaattgagtacttcatttgatacccattaCATTCAATTGAAGaatgcttgcattgattggctgggGGAAGTCCatataaatagtcatattttctagctctgggtacaaaaaggactgcaggtatcgtttgacaggagatgTTTCAATAtgacttggtatcaatttatttcggtcgatacttTAAAGGTGTCAAGTTACGATGCCCAGCCCTACTAGCTGCTGCTGTGTAGTTGTAGAAGTtgacctgtgggttttactgGGAGACCACATTAATTACATCTTCACCACAGTCCCACTGTTTAGTGGTTTTCTCATTCTGTTAATGGAGAAAtgtcaccatcatcattaaaatACTTACAGAATGACACTGTGTATGTTTTTCATTAATTGGATCAGTCTTACAGTAACACATATTACAAAGTCACAGTATATTGTGCTTAATGTAGCCAAAAGCATGAGAAAACCAATGTATTATACTACAACACCCACTACTTATTATTATACTTAGCAGTTTCATCCACTGTGTTATTTAATCACATACATAATCAACAAAAGTAGTAGGCCAAAAATTCACCAGGTGGCACCATTCAACACTTCAGGTTATCAGAAAAGAACATTAAGCTATTCTACCACTGACAAAAAGAGATGTTTGTAATCTCTTATAGAGCTGAGACCCATTTGGAATCTTGAATGTTGTTTATGTGACAGAGACGCAGCTTCTTCCATGCAAATTCCAGCTCCAGCTGCCTTTCATCTTTGCACATTCTGCTTTGCCTGTGTGTCCAACCCTGATTTGATTTACACAGCAGCAAAGTTGTGTAATCCTTTCCTTGAAAGGCGCAGCGAATGTATCATGTCTTCCGTTTAATTGAGATGAAAGTATGTTATGTTCCACTCTGAACagccagaaaaaacaacagagtgTCAGTAAGTCTGTCTGAGTTAGAGAGAAATCCCTTGCGCCTTCCAATAATTGTGTTAAAAGCTGAAATTTAAGGCGGTACAGGTGCTTTCTCATGGCATATTAAGGTGGTATAAAGGTATAAAAGCTGGGAGAGGGCAGAAATAATCCCAAAATTATGATGTCATTTGATTTCTTGTGTGTAACCTTTTAAAATTAGCCAACACTTACTACACCTCATGGGTTAGGTAATGTTACATCATAACTGATAGATGTAAAGTCTTAGATAACAAGGCCACATGTCTCACACTGTTGTTTCTTAGGCGTAATTTCACACATGGGTGATGAGCTCAAGACTTTTATGTAACAGACTGTGTCAACATATTTGCTCAGTGCTGAGAAAGGTTTTCTCTGGGTCATGCAGACAACTTTGGCAAAGTGTCCAAATACCCATAAAAGGTTTGAATCAATATGTACAGGAGTCGCATAACAGGGTCATGAGGTCTGACCCAAATTCAGGACgatgacactttttaaaatgtatgtttcttACAGAAAAAGTTTGAGTTCAAACACAAAGAGTTGAACCTTTTTAGTCCAGTTAgtgattttgatttgttttccagGTTGTTCAAGATGCATCAAAGGTGGGCCTGAGTTTGAAAGGAAACTACACATCTGACGGATTCTGGAAATTCACCAGCTCAGCTGTGTTTGCAGCTACAGTGGTCACAACTATAGGTTAGACTGTACAACATGAATTCCAAGattgatatttatatattatattttcgaTGTGCCAAAAACAGCATATATCCAATGTCAGTGTAAATAGGCCTCTTAATTCCAcgagaatagaatagaaaagaatgcctttattgtcattacacGGCAGTACAACAAGATTATAGGTTAAATTTAGTAATTGACTCAAAATATTTCTCCATagattaaatcattatttatgtgcatcaatttacatttaaaaattgaTTACACAGCACTTGGGTCAGCTATGTTGATTATCAGTCTGACCTGAAGCCTTCAATGTGTTTGCTCCCACCTTGACCTTGTTCTTGAATATCTGTTATATAATCAAAACGATTTGCTTGGTAAAGCTTTTAGAGGGTTGTACACTCTGTGTCAATCTGTGTCATGATCAATATCAAGCCA harbors:
- the kcnk17 gene encoding uncharacterized protein kcnk17, with translation MARFQLVPVKLSWTVLLVLAHFIYLLVGATIFQILEREAEKENRNHFQLEKLNFLSNYTCLDGPALEKFVQVILDAWEKGVNPSGNSTNPSNWDFSSSFFFAGTVVTTIGYGNLSPSTVSGQVFCVFYALCGIPLNLAFLKQLGKCLTIHLGRLERGMVSVVPHKQAVEVLAVSSFLITGSLLFLVIPPLMFSYVESWTFGEGFYFTFITLSTIGFGDYVVGTDPDKEYISLYRSLAGIWVIFALAWLALILNMGARIMEHVIGLTHPGFKRQEEEEDVSKMMIKEMFNLAKVSSILMLGIFYVTYVLIGGVVFWKLEGHLGQKDISHLLLNKERLLKTYTCLNQEGLVAVAQVVQDASKVGLSLKGNYTSDGFWKFTSSAVFAATVVTTIGYGNISPRSTVGQIFCVFFALFGIPLNLVVLNRVGKYMLVIERKISDFLEGKTGRRKCTRFFVHLVSYLTGAVLFFIMPMIVFQQHEGWTFSQAIYYCFITLSTIGFGDFVAGTAPLSFPDNNPEKKYPEWYSVLMASWIFFGLAWLSLLINHSIDILERLNSHFKQRWSGHKEEEEQPESADSGIPETQVEEEIKKPPITQ